The Streptococcaceae bacterium ESL0729 genome has a segment encoding these proteins:
- a CDS encoding peptide ABC transporter substrate-binding protein, translating into MKKAKLLGFGLLSVAALGTFAACGNKDSKSSSSDKNLAKELKTLYTSDPKTLDYTVAMQRYTAEHTANFVEGLLSYDQYRQLVPALAEKWEVSEDGKTYTYHIRKNVKWVDSEGNEYAEVKPSDWVTGLKHAADSESEALYIVADSVKGLADYAAGKETDFSKVGIKADDDAMTLTYELNNPETFWNSKTTYGILNPINEEFLKSKGDKFGGLSADSLLYNGPFILSSMTDKSEITYKANPTYWDKDNVHVDSVKWTYYDGSKPDSLYDGFKDGKYDSARLYPTMPYFANIDKKDVFWTNQGSGTYYGAFNYNRQNFTNSKKTDQQKEETKKALLNKDFRNAITFSIDKTKYTAQYNGEEGAKKMIRSSLVPSDFVTIAGKDYGDTVQTDLEKRSDVWKGLSVIQQENGTFNAEKAVASFNKAKEALKAEGVEVSAANPIIIDAPVNETNEIGKKAYASLKNSIESTLNNEVTFNVIPLANDPYTQATFSFKTAAEADYDFAVTGWSPDFADPSTYLNIFSPKSGDVFRNLGLDSEVTLKGEDKGVAAKKALDFDKYQELLDTAAAIYDSTDKRYEAYADAEAWLLDNSIIVPIMSDGGSASISRIVPFSGINSNGIGSTAYSYKYLKVGNDTVTAEEYDKAAKTWKEEVEKRSKEAEK; encoded by the coding sequence ATGAAAAAAGCTAAGCTTTTAGGTTTCGGACTACTGTCTGTGGCTGCACTAGGGACTTTTGCAGCATGTGGGAACAAAGATAGTAAAAGTTCTTCATCGGACAAAAACCTTGCAAAAGAACTAAAAACTCTCTACACAAGTGATCCAAAAACCTTGGACTACACAGTTGCCATGCAAAGATATACGGCTGAGCATACTGCAAACTTTGTTGAAGGACTATTGTCTTACGACCAATACCGCCAGTTAGTTCCAGCTCTTGCTGAAAAATGGGAAGTTTCAGAAGATGGAAAAACTTATACTTACCACATTCGTAAAAATGTTAAGTGGGTTGATTCTGAAGGAAATGAATATGCAGAAGTTAAACCTTCTGACTGGGTTACAGGGCTAAAACACGCTGCTGACTCTGAATCAGAAGCTCTTTACATCGTTGCTGACTCAGTTAAAGGATTAGCTGATTATGCTGCAGGTAAAGAAACAGACTTCTCTAAAGTAGGTATCAAAGCAGATGATGATGCTATGACACTTACCTATGAACTTAATAATCCAGAAACATTTTGGAATTCAAAAACTACTTATGGTATCCTAAACCCAATCAATGAAGAGTTCTTGAAATCTAAAGGAGACAAGTTCGGTGGACTTTCTGCAGATTCACTTCTTTATAATGGACCATTTATCCTGTCAAGTATGACTGATAAATCAGAAATTACCTACAAGGCCAACCCAACTTACTGGGATAAGGACAATGTTCACGTTGATTCTGTAAAATGGACCTACTATGATGGATCAAAACCTGATTCACTATATGATGGCTTCAAAGATGGTAAATATGACTCAGCTCGCCTTTACCCAACAATGCCTTACTTTGCAAACATTGATAAAAAAGATGTTTTTTGGACAAACCAAGGTTCAGGAACTTACTACGGAGCTTTCAACTACAACCGTCAAAACTTCACCAACTCTAAGAAGACTGACCAACAAAAAGAAGAAACTAAGAAAGCCCTTCTTAATAAAGACTTCCGTAATGCTATCACCTTCTCAATTGATAAGACTAAGTACACTGCTCAGTACAATGGAGAAGAGGGAGCTAAGAAGATGATTAGGTCAAGTCTTGTTCCAAGCGACTTTGTAACAATTGCTGGTAAAGACTATGGTGATACAGTTCAAACAGATCTTGAAAAACGTTCAGACGTATGGAAGGGTCTATCAGTTATCCAACAAGAAAACGGAACTTTCAATGCTGAAAAAGCTGTAGCTTCATTTAACAAAGCTAAAGAAGCTCTTAAGGCTGAAGGTGTTGAGGTAAGTGCAGCTAACCCAATCATCATTGACGCTCCTGTTAATGAAACAAATGAGATTGGTAAGAAAGCTTATGCTTCACTTAAAAACTCAATTGAATCTACTTTGAATAATGAAGTAACATTCAATGTTATCCCACTTGCAAATGACCCATACACTCAAGCTACATTCTCATTCAAGACTGCAGCTGAAGCTGACTATGACTTTGCAGTTACTGGTTGGAGCCCTGACTTCGCTGACCCATCAACTTACCTAAATATCTTCTCACCTAAATCAGGAGATGTCTTCCGTAACCTAGGTCTTGATAGCGAAGTAACCCTTAAGGGTGAAGATAAAGGTGTTGCAGCTAAGAAAGCTCTTGATTTTGATAAGTACCAAGAACTTCTTGATACAGCAGCAGCTATCTACGACAGCACAGACAAGCGTTATGAAGCATATGCTGATGCAGAAGCATGGTTGCTTGATAACTCAATCATCGTTCCAATCATGTCAGATGGTGGATCAGCATCAATTAGCCGTATCGTACCATTCTCAGGTATTAACTCAAATGGTATCGGTTCAACTGCTTACTCATACAAATACCTAAAAGTTGGTAATGATACAGTGACTGCTGAAGAATATGACAAAGCAGCGAAAACTTGGAAAGAAGAAGTAGAAAAACGCTCTAAAGAAGCAGAAAAATAA
- a CDS encoding ATP-binding cassette domain-containing protein, producing the protein MAEKLLEIKDLSISFGEGKNKNIAVKNANFDIYKGETFGLVGESGSGKTTIGRAIMGLNNVESGDIIFEGEKINKKLSKSEQEHIIRNIQMIFQDPAASLNERATVDYIISEGLRNFHLFKDDADREEKVKTMIKEVGLLPEHLSRYPHEFSGGQRQRIGIARALIMEPKLVVADEPISALDVSIRAQVLNLMKRIQEEKKLTYLMIAHDLSVVRFIADRVAVIHHGVIVEMAETEELFNNPFHPYTKSLLSAVPIPDPELEKDKVLTVYDGNHDYELDKPSFREITPGHFVWANNAEEAQYRNEK; encoded by the coding sequence GTGGCTGAAAAATTATTAGAAATAAAAGACTTATCAATCTCCTTTGGTGAGGGTAAAAATAAAAATATTGCTGTTAAAAATGCAAACTTTGACATCTACAAGGGTGAGACTTTTGGGCTAGTTGGTGAATCAGGTAGTGGTAAAACCACTATCGGTCGGGCCATTATGGGTCTAAATAATGTTGAATCTGGTGATATTATCTTTGAAGGGGAAAAAATTAATAAAAAACTTTCAAAGAGTGAACAAGAGCACATTATTAGAAATATCCAAATGATCTTCCAAGATCCCGCAGCCAGTCTTAATGAGCGTGCAACAGTTGATTACATCATCTCAGAAGGTCTAAGGAATTTCCACCTCTTCAAGGATGACGCTGACCGCGAGGAGAAGGTTAAGACTATGATTAAAGAAGTTGGTCTTCTACCGGAACATCTATCAAGGTACCCGCATGAATTTTCAGGGGGACAAAGGCAGCGGATCGGGATTGCAAGGGCTCTGATTATGGAACCTAAGCTTGTTGTAGCAGATGAGCCAATTTCAGCTCTTGATGTATCCATTCGTGCCCAAGTTTTAAACCTTATGAAGAGAATTCAAGAGGAGAAAAAACTTACCTATCTGATGATTGCCCATGACCTGAGTGTGGTTCGCTTCATTGCAGATAGAGTTGCTGTTATCCACCATGGTGTCATTGTTGAGATGGCAGAGACGGAAGAATTATTCAATAATCCCTTCCATCCTTATACTAAGAGCTTGCTTTCTGCCGTTCCGATTCCAGATCCTGAGCTTGAAAAAGATAAGGTCTTGACTGTTTATGATGGAAATCATGATTACGAACTAGATAAACCAAGCTTTAGAGAGATTACACCTGGACACTTTGTTTGGGCCAATAATGCTGAAGAAGCTCAATATCGAAATGAAAAATAG
- the ligA gene encoding NAD-dependent DNA ligase LigA, protein MNNKVEERMKELVELLNKYAYDYYTLDNPSVEDSEYDRLYRELVDLESKHKDLIQDNSPSHRTGDLILSKFEKYQHHYQLYSLQDAFSLEEIEDFDRRVRKVVENPNYICELKIDGLSLSLVYEKGALVVAATRGDGTVGENITEQVKRIHDVPLVLKEPVDITVRGEAYMPRKSFNKLNEERALKGEATFANPRNAAAGTLRQLDTKIVAQRKLATFLYQEASPATHPSQEKVLEYLEDLGFVVNEDRIHAQSIEEVWAFIEKVADLRGKLAYDIDGVVIKVDDLREQEALGFTVKAPKWAIAYKFPAELAETEILSVDWTVGRTGVVTPTANMTPVLLAQTTVSRATLHNVDYIKEKDIRLNDQVIIYKAGDIIPAVLRVIFDARKDREVLPIDIPSHCPVCQSKLVHLEEEVALRCINPMCPAQIKEGLAHFASRAAMNIVGLGPAVINQLFERGLVGDVADLYKLIPADLMTLDKVKEKSAEKIYAAIQTSKANSLEKLIFGLGIRHVGAKAGKILAQHFSSLEALAQASVDEISEIAGIGHVIASSVVTYFTNEQVKNLIKELRDVDVNLLYLGEKPAENGILSGKTLVLTGKLKELTRASAKEKIESLGGKVTSSVSKKTDYLVAGSDAGSKLTKAQELGLEIWSEEDLLKL, encoded by the coding sequence ATGAATAATAAAGTAGAAGAGAGAATGAAGGAGCTGGTTGAGCTCTTAAATAAATATGCCTATGACTACTATACCTTGGATAATCCAAGTGTAGAAGATAGTGAATATGACCGTCTTTACAGGGAGCTTGTTGACCTTGAAAGTAAACATAAGGATTTAATTCAAGACAACTCCCCCAGCCACCGAACTGGTGATTTAATCCTATCAAAATTTGAAAAATACCAGCATCATTATCAGCTCTATAGCCTCCAAGATGCCTTCTCCCTGGAAGAGATTGAAGACTTTGACAGAAGGGTTCGAAAGGTCGTTGAAAATCCCAATTACATCTGTGAATTAAAGATTGATGGCCTATCCCTATCCCTGGTCTATGAAAAAGGGGCTCTGGTTGTTGCTGCAACTAGAGGTGATGGGACTGTTGGTGAGAATATAACCGAGCAGGTAAAAAGGATTCACGATGTTCCCCTAGTGCTTAAAGAGCCTGTTGATATCACTGTTCGTGGTGAGGCTTATATGCCAAGAAAGTCCTTTAACAAGCTCAATGAAGAGCGTGCCCTTAAAGGGGAAGCGACCTTTGCCAATCCAAGGAATGCAGCAGCTGGTACCCTTAGGCAACTTGACACAAAAATTGTTGCCCAAAGAAAACTTGCTACCTTCCTATATCAGGAGGCAAGCCCAGCTACCCATCCTAGCCAGGAAAAGGTTTTGGAGTACTTAGAAGACTTGGGCTTTGTGGTCAACGAAGACCGCATCCATGCCCAGTCAATTGAAGAGGTCTGGGCCTTTATTGAAAAGGTGGCTGACCTGCGTGGAAAACTTGCCTACGATATTGACGGAGTGGTTATCAAAGTAGATGACCTAAGGGAGCAAGAAGCTCTAGGATTTACCGTCAAGGCACCAAAATGGGCCATTGCCTATAAGTTTCCAGCTGAGCTTGCTGAGACTGAAATCTTAAGTGTGGACTGGACTGTTGGTAGGACTGGAGTTGTAACTCCAACAGCCAATATGACTCCTGTTTTGCTTGCTCAGACAACGGTAAGTCGAGCCACCCTTCATAATGTTGACTATATCAAGGAAAAAGATATCCGCCTTAATGACCAGGTTATAATCTATAAGGCAGGAGATATTATTCCAGCCGTTTTGAGGGTTATTTTTGATGCCAGAAAAGATAGGGAGGTTCTGCCGATTGATATTCCAAGCCATTGCCCAGTATGCCAGTCCAAGCTTGTTCACTTGGAAGAAGAGGTAGCCCTTCGCTGTATCAATCCCATGTGTCCTGCCCAAATAAAGGAAGGGCTTGCCCACTTTGCCAGCCGAGCTGCCATGAATATTGTAGGTCTTGGTCCAGCTGTTATCAATCAGCTCTTTGAAAGAGGGCTTGTCGGAGATGTAGCAGACCTTTACAAGCTTATTCCAGCTGACTTGATGACCCTTGATAAGGTTAAGGAAAAATCAGCAGAGAAGATCTATGCGGCCATCCAGACTTCCAAGGCAAATTCCCTTGAAAAATTAATCTTTGGTCTAGGGATCCGCCATGTTGGAGCCAAGGCAGGTAAGATTTTGGCCCAGCATTTTTCAAGTCTTGAAGCTCTAGCCCAAGCTTCTGTAGATGAGATTTCTGAGATTGCGGGTATTGGTCATGTTATTGCTAGCTCCGTGGTTACTTATTTTACAAATGAGCAGGTTAAAAATTTGATTAAGGAATTAAGGGATGTAGATGTTAACCTCCTTTACCTGGGGGAGAAACCAGCAGAAAATGGTATTCTATCTGGAAAAACCTTAGTTTTGACTGGCAAACTCAAGGAGCTTACTAGAGCCAGTGCCAAGGAGAAAATCGAGTCCCTAGGTGGCAAGGTTACAAGTAGCGTATCTAAAAAAACAGATTATCTGGTGGCAGGAAGTGATGCTGGTAGCAAGCTTACTAAAGCCCAGGAACTCGGTCTTGAAATTTGGTCTGAAGAAGACCTCTTAAAATTATAA
- a CDS encoding diacylglycerol kinase → MKKARLIYNPTSGKEIMKSNVAEILEIIEGFGYETSAFATKASPKSAQKEAKRAALAGFDLIIAAGGDGTINEVVNGISPLKKRPKMAIIPAGTTNDFARALKIPRNNPLEAARVIGKKQTLKMDIGLKGENTYFMNIAAGGNLTELTYSVPSQLKTIFGYLAYLTKGVELLPQIKLVPVRMEHDEGVFEGEISMFFAALTNSVGGFEQIAPDAKLDDGLFTLIIVKTANLFELIHLIGLVINGGKHLEDDRIEYIKTSKLKVDVLSRDRMMINLDGEYGGDAPVVFTNLKNHIEMYANLDEISDDNYLGDDMEIIREVVSAKIIEATGNLDS, encoded by the coding sequence ATGAAGAAAGCAAGATTAATCTATAACCCAACCAGCGGTAAAGAGATTATGAAAAGTAATGTGGCAGAGATTTTAGAAATCATTGAAGGCTTTGGTTATGAAACCAGTGCCTTTGCAACCAAAGCAAGTCCCAAATCAGCTCAAAAGGAAGCAAAAAGAGCAGCCCTTGCAGGCTTTGATTTAATTATTGCTGCTGGAGGAGATGGGACCATCAATGAGGTGGTAAATGGGATTTCTCCCCTGAAAAAAAGACCCAAGATGGCCATTATTCCAGCTGGGACAACCAATGATTTTGCTCGTGCCCTAAAGATTCCACGCAATAACCCCCTTGAGGCAGCTCGGGTAATCGGAAAGAAGCAGACCCTTAAGATGGACATAGGCTTAAAGGGTGAGAATACCTACTTTATGAATATCGCAGCTGGTGGAAACTTGACTGAATTGACCTACAGCGTTCCAAGTCAGCTTAAAACAATCTTTGGCTACCTGGCCTATTTGACCAAGGGAGTGGAGCTTTTACCCCAGATAAAGCTTGTACCAGTGAGGATGGAGCATGATGAGGGAGTCTTTGAGGGAGAGATTTCCATGTTTTTTGCTGCCCTTACCAACTCTGTTGGGGGCTTTGAGCAGATAGCCCCTGATGCCAAGCTTGATGATGGCCTTTTTACCCTCATCATAGTTAAAACAGCCAATCTCTTTGAGTTAATTCATTTGATTGGTCTGGTTATCAATGGAGGTAAGCACCTTGAAGATGACCGCATTGAGTATATCAAGACCAGCAAGCTTAAGGTTGACGTTTTAAGTCGCGACCGGATGATGATAAATCTTGATGGGGAGTACGGAGGTGACGCCCCAGTTGTCTTTACCAACTTAAAGAATCATATTGAGATGTATGCCAACCTTGATGAGATATCTGACGATAATTATTTGGGTGATGACATGGAGATTATCAGGGAAGTTGTTTCGGCCAAAATCATTGAAGCAACTGGAAATTTGGATAGTTAA
- a CDS encoding DUF3272 family protein, giving the protein MVKKQFIQFLLITMFEAWFFADALLNGRIFFAAIWSFLLYGRLRTSYRLDRAVEKAGLV; this is encoded by the coding sequence ATGGTGAAAAAACAATTTATCCAATTTTTATTAATTACAATGTTTGAGGCATGGTTCTTTGCTGATGCCCTTTTGAATGGAAGAATCTTCTTTGCAGCAATCTGGTCCTTCCTCCTTTACGGAAGACTTAGGACTAGTTACCGCTTGGATAGGGCTGTAGAAAAGGCTGGCTTGGTATAG
- a CDS encoding ABC transporter permease: MDEKQLFSFVPPRSDESEKIEAPMYSYWRSVGRKFLSNKLALVMLALLVMLLLMSFIQPMFSGYTVIDAGKIDDFGARYNYPNAKYWFGTDSNGQSLFDAVWAGARTSIMIGVLATIITTVLGVIVGAIWGVSPKIDKFMLELYNIVNNVPALLIMMVFSYAFGQGFWNLLLAMTITTWVGSAYFIRVNVIGLRDREYNIASRTLGTRTWTTITKNILPYLVSIIVTSMASYLPSFISYEVFLSFLGVGLSSDTPSLGRLISEYTSNITDHAYLFWVPVTILGLVTISLYIVGQALADASDPRTHM, translated from the coding sequence ATGGATGAGAAACAATTATTTAGTTTTGTACCTCCAAGAAGTGATGAAAGTGAAAAAATTGAAGCCCCTATGTACTCTTATTGGAGGAGTGTGGGCCGTAAGTTTCTTTCTAATAAATTAGCACTTGTAATGCTAGCTCTCTTAGTAATGTTACTTTTGATGAGTTTTATCCAGCCCATGTTTTCTGGATATACAGTTATTGATGCAGGTAAAATTGATGATTTTGGTGCCCGCTACAATTATCCTAATGCCAAGTATTGGTTTGGAACAGACTCAAATGGACAAAGTCTCTTTGACGCCGTTTGGGCTGGTGCCCGAACATCTATTATGATTGGGGTTCTAGCTACAATCATAACAACTGTACTAGGTGTTATTGTCGGTGCTATTTGGGGTGTATCACCAAAGATTGACAAATTCATGCTTGAACTTTACAATATCGTTAATAACGTTCCAGCTCTTTTGATTATGATGGTTTTCTCTTATGCCTTCGGTCAAGGTTTCTGGAATCTACTTCTTGCCATGACTATAACAACCTGGGTTGGTTCAGCTTACTTTATCAGGGTTAACGTTATCGGTTTAAGGGACCGGGAGTATAATATTGCCAGCCGTACTTTAGGTACAAGGACTTGGACAACAATTACTAAGAATATCCTTCCGTACTTGGTATCAATCATTGTTACCTCAATGGCTAGTTACCTACCAAGTTTCATCTCTTATGAAGTATTCCTAAGCTTTTTGGGTGTAGGTCTATCAAGTGATACTCCGTCTCTAGGACGTTTAATCTCTGAATATACAAGTAATATAACAGATCATGCCTACCTATTTTGGGTACCTGTTACCATTCTTGGTTTAGTTACTATTTCATTATATATTGTTGGGCAAGCACTGGCTGACGCTAGTGACCCAAGAACACACATGTAG
- a CDS encoding ABC transporter ATP-binding protein — translation MTKDVVLSAKNISIEFKVRDRTLRAIRDISVDLLDGETLALVGESGSGKSVFTKAFTGMLESNGGVSEGSIIYKGQDLTELKTNKEWEKIRGGQISTVFQDPMTSLNPINTIGSQISEVIVKHQKLSAAEAKKVAIDLMEKVGIPEAEKRYDEYPFQYSGGMRQRIVIAIALASKPNILICDEPTTALDVTIQAQIIDLLKSLKKEYGFSMIFITHDLGVVASVADKVAVMYSGEIIEYGTVEDIFYDSRHPYTWALLSSLPQLATSDELYSIQGTPPSLYNEITGDAFAPRNPEPLAIDFEQIPPKFKVNETHWAKTWLLDERAPKLEKPKGIQDLHAKMKKIYSKGEA, via the coding sequence ATGACTAAAGATGTAGTTCTTTCTGCAAAAAATATTAGTATTGAATTTAAGGTCCGTGACCGTACCCTTCGTGCCATCCGTGATATCTCTGTTGATCTTCTTGACGGGGAAACTTTGGCCCTTGTTGGTGAATCTGGTAGTGGGAAAAGTGTATTTACCAAGGCCTTTACTGGGATGCTTGAAAGTAATGGTGGAGTTAGTGAAGGCTCAATTATCTATAAGGGTCAGGATTTAACAGAGCTTAAGACAAATAAGGAATGGGAAAAAATTCGTGGTGGACAGATTTCAACTGTCTTCCAAGATCCCATGACAAGTCTTAATCCAATCAATACCATCGGAAGCCAGATTAGCGAAGTTATCGTAAAACACCAAAAGTTAAGTGCAGCTGAGGCTAAGAAAGTTGCCATTGATTTAATGGAAAAAGTTGGAATTCCAGAGGCTGAGAAGAGATATGATGAGTATCCCTTCCAGTATTCTGGTGGAATGCGTCAAAGGATTGTTATTGCTATAGCTCTTGCTAGTAAGCCAAATATTCTTATTTGTGATGAGCCAACAACGGCCCTTGACGTTACCATTCAAGCTCAGATTATCGATCTTTTGAAATCACTTAAGAAGGAATATGGCTTCTCAATGATTTTTATCACCCATGATTTGGGTGTGGTAGCAAGTGTTGCTGACAAGGTAGCGGTAATGTATTCAGGCGAAATTATTGAGTATGGAACTGTTGAGGATATCTTCTACGATAGCCGTCACCCTTATACCTGGGCCCTCCTATCAAGCTTGCCACAGCTAGCAACCTCAGATGAACTTTATTCAATCCAAGGAACACCACCATCTCTTTATAATGAAATTACAGGAGATGCTTTTGCCCCAAGGAATCCTGAACCTCTGGCCATTGATTTTGAGCAGATACCACCTAAGTTTAAGGTTAATGAAACTCACTGGGCTAAGACTTGGTTACTAGATGAGCGTGCACCAAAACTTGAAAAACCTAAAGGCATTCAAGACTTGCATGCCAAAATGAAGAAAATTTATAGCAAGGGAGAAGCTTAG
- a CDS encoding ABC transporter permease: MKKYILSRLLRAVFSIVVVTAIVYTLIFSLIPRRQIFTSDPNITKVAGDPDKKANYENSVYRKQGYIDYYNSQQLVNEISKKTPSFSSEGTAENLKIAEDWAKEKGKGWVVSELPNSKNLYATREIPIYERVLKFYANLIQIDHPWKVKDSTNPDLKRYVKFEWSKGNGPALVGSGTQHKYLIYFDKSFPFIHQNIVKLYLGESYPTFGGREVMDVLTSGQGQTKSQEITLEDGSKMRASFNIHTAQYQSPENQDDRSKKIFSDDYTDVKSNYQDPSMIKNSFVIGVIAVIISYLISIPVATQLSRHANSILDRMGLFFTTAFIALPSLAVIYFDRFVGNSLFGLPDSFTTYGASDIRSYILPVIILALLQTPGNILWIRRYMLDQASSDYVKFARAKGLSEKEIYGKHILKNAMIPISNGIPSSIILAISGATMTETIFLIPGMGKMLPDAIKSHNNAMVVGITFIFTSLSVISVLLGDLLMQKIDPRINLAEKGGRK, translated from the coding sequence ATGAAAAAATATATACTATCAAGATTACTTAGAGCAGTTTTTTCAATAGTTGTCGTTACAGCGATTGTTTATACGCTCATATTCTCATTAATTCCCCGTCGTCAAATTTTCACAAGTGACCCTAATATAACAAAGGTTGCTGGTGATCCAGATAAAAAAGCAAACTATGAAAATAGTGTTTACAGAAAACAAGGTTACATTGACTACTATAATTCGCAACAACTTGTCAATGAAATAAGCAAAAAAACACCTTCTTTTAGCTCAGAAGGCACTGCTGAAAACCTTAAGATAGCCGAAGATTGGGCCAAGGAAAAAGGTAAGGGCTGGGTAGTTAGCGAACTACCAAATAGTAAAAATTTATATGCGACCAGAGAAATTCCCATCTATGAACGCGTACTTAAATTTTATGCCAACCTAATCCAAATTGACCATCCTTGGAAGGTTAAGGATTCAACAAATCCTGATTTGAAGAGATATGTCAAATTTGAGTGGTCAAAAGGTAATGGACCTGCCCTTGTAGGTAGTGGTACCCAACATAAATACCTAATTTACTTTGATAAATCTTTCCCATTCATCCACCAAAATATTGTTAAGCTATACTTAGGTGAATCATACCCAACCTTTGGTGGTCGTGAGGTTATGGATGTCTTGACTAGCGGTCAGGGTCAAACCAAATCTCAAGAGATAACTCTTGAAGATGGAAGCAAGATGCGGGCATCATTTAATATTCATACTGCCCAGTATCAAAGTCCTGAAAATCAAGATGACAGATCTAAAAAAATCTTTAGTGATGATTACACTGACGTTAAGAGCAACTACCAAGATCCATCAATGATTAAAAACTCATTTGTAATTGGGGTAATTGCTGTTATCATAAGTTACTTGATTTCAATTCCAGTAGCTACTCAGCTTAGCCGCCATGCAAATTCAATTCTTGACCGTATGGGACTATTTTTCACAACGGCCTTCATCGCCCTTCCGTCTCTTGCTGTTATTTACTTCGATAGATTTGTAGGAAATAGCCTCTTTGGTCTACCAGATAGCTTTACTACTTATGGTGCAAGTGATATTCGCTCTTACATCCTTCCAGTTATTATCCTTGCCCTTCTACAAACGCCAGGAAATATCCTTTGGATTCGTCGTTATATGCTTGACCAAGCCTCAAGTGACTATGTAAAATTTGCCCGTGCTAAGGGTCTAAGTGAAAAAGAAATCTACGGAAAACATATCTTGAAGAATGCCATGATTCCAATCAGTAACGGAATTCCGTCATCAATTATCCTTGCAATTTCAGGGGCAACCATGACTGAAACAATCTTCTTAATTCCAGGTATGGGTAAAATGCTACCTGATGCCATTAAATCACACAACAATGCAATGGTAGTTGGTATTACCTTTATCTTTACCAGCCTATCAGTTATTTCCGTGTTATTAGGTGACCTACTAATGCAAAAAATTGATCCACGTATTAACCTAGCAGAAAAAGGAGGAAGAAAATAA